Proteins encoded together in one Deinococcus irradiatisoli window:
- a CDS encoding carbohydrate ABC transporter permease → MARMSLSRRREAINGYLFILPWLIGFITFVAGPMLFSLYASFNDYDVTSKMRWVGLDNYRRLITDDSLFWTSLYNTGFYVLFAVPLGIITGLLIAVLLNQQVPGQRIFRTIFFLPKVLTGVAVLLLWLWVFNPDFGPINVFLRAIGIQNPPLWFSDPTWAKPALIIMSAWGAAGGYIIYLAGLQGIPRHLYEASMLDGASPFRQFLSITVPMMSPTIFFKVITGISGAFQFWEAALIVSDGGKGGPSYSTLFYGLYMWQKAFNDYQMGYASAMAWVLLLIILAITGIQFFVSRRWVHYEGDVR, encoded by the coding sequence ATGGCCCGCATGAGTTTGTCGCGCCGCCGCGAGGCGATCAACGGCTACCTGTTCATCTTGCCGTGGCTGATCGGCTTCATCACCTTTGTGGCCGGCCCGATGCTGTTTTCGCTCTACGCCAGCTTCAATGACTACGACGTGACCTCCAAGATGCGCTGGGTGGGTCTGGACAACTACCGCCGCCTGATCACCGACGACAGCTTGTTCTGGACGTCTCTGTACAACACCGGCTTTTACGTGCTCTTCGCCGTGCCGCTGGGCATCATCACCGGCCTGCTGATCGCGGTGCTGCTCAACCAGCAGGTGCCGGGGCAGCGGATTTTCCGCACCATCTTCTTCCTGCCCAAGGTGCTCACCGGGGTGGCGGTGCTGCTGCTGTGGCTGTGGGTCTTCAACCCCGACTTCGGCCCGATCAACGTGTTTTTGCGCGCCATCGGCATTCAGAACCCGCCGCTGTGGTTTTCCGACCCGACCTGGGCCAAGCCGGCTTTGATCATCATGAGCGCCTGGGGCGCGGCCGGCGGCTACATCATCTACCTGGCCGGGTTGCAGGGCATTCCGCGCCACCTGTATGAAGCCTCGATGCTCGACGGCGCTTCGCCGTTCCGGCAGTTTCTGAGCATCACCGTGCCGATGATGTCGCCCACCATCTTCTTCAAGGTCATCACCGGCATCTCGGGCGCCTTTCAGTTCTGGGAAGCGGCGCTGATCGTTTCGGACGGCGGCAAGGGCGGGCCGTCGTACTCGACGCTCTTTTACGGCTTATACATGTGGCAGAAGGCCTTCAACGACTACCAGATGGGCTACGCCAGCGCGATGGCCTGGGTGCTGCTGCTGATCATCCTGGCGATCACCGGCATTCAGTTTTTCGTTTCCCGGCGCTGGGTCCACTACGAAGGAGATGTGCGGTGA
- a CDS encoding ROK family protein: MAALERSRTVLALDVGGTKLAAGLVSEGGELLESLREPTRLDTGPQGVTRQLVALAHRLLERSALPVVGVGVGCGGPLDTALGLIKSPPNLPGWTDYPLTRRLEEALQLPVWLDNDANAAALAEFSFGAGRGCREMVYLTISTGIGGGLILGGHLYTGKSGNAGELGHIQVVYDGERCNCGGQGCLEQYASGSSIARRARQLAAEHPESLLWQLEPDPAGITAHTILRALEAGDVVVRGFWDQTIQYLAAGVSSVVHTFDPQRVVIGGGITNFGEWLFGPLRQQVARRTMPPLWQGVEIVPAELGDQVGVYGAAAVALRHLEAGLAGARPPGEAPPAPGRFS, encoded by the coding sequence ATGGCCGCGTTGGAAAGGAGCCGGACGGTGCTGGCCCTGGATGTGGGCGGCACCAAGCTGGCCGCCGGACTCGTCAGTGAAGGGGGCGAGCTGCTCGAGAGTCTGCGGGAGCCGACCCGGCTGGACACGGGACCGCAGGGCGTGACCCGGCAGCTGGTGGCGCTGGCCCACCGCCTGCTGGAGCGCTCGGCGCTGCCAGTGGTGGGGGTGGGGGTCGGCTGCGGCGGGCCGCTCGACACCGCCCTGGGGCTGATCAAGAGCCCGCCCAACTTGCCGGGCTGGACCGATTACCCGCTGACCCGGCGCCTGGAGGAAGCGCTGCAGCTGCCGGTGTGGCTCGACAACGACGCCAACGCCGCCGCGCTGGCCGAATTCAGTTTCGGGGCCGGGCGCGGCTGCCGGGAAATGGTGTACCTGACCATCTCCACCGGCATCGGCGGCGGCCTGATCCTGGGCGGACACCTGTACACCGGCAAGAGCGGCAATGCCGGCGAACTCGGCCACATTCAGGTCGTCTACGACGGTGAGCGCTGCAACTGCGGCGGCCAGGGCTGCCTGGAGCAGTACGCTTCCGGCAGCAGCATCGCCCGCCGCGCCCGCCAGCTGGCCGCCGAGCATCCGGAAAGCCTTTTGTGGCAGCTCGAGCCCGACCCGGCCGGCATCACCGCCCACACCATCCTGCGGGCGCTGGAAGCCGGCGACGTGGTGGTGCGCGGCTTCTGGGACCAGACCATCCAGTACCTGGCGGCGGGCGTGAGCAGCGTCGTGCATACCTTCGACCCGCAGCGGGTGGTGATCGGCGGCGGCATCACCAACTTCGGCGAGTGGCTCTTTGGGCCGCTGCGCCAGCAGGTGGCCCGCCGGACCATGCCGCCCCTGTGGCAGGGCGTGGAGATCGTGCCGGCCGAACTCGGCGATCAGGTGGGTGTGTACGGCGCGGCGGCGGTGGCCCTGCGTCACCTCGAAGCCGGACTGGCCGGGGCGCGCCCGCCGGGTGAAGCGCCCCCGGCGCCGGGGCGGTTTTCGTGA